A stretch of the Musa acuminata AAA Group cultivar baxijiao chromosome BXJ2-7, Cavendish_Baxijiao_AAA, whole genome shotgun sequence genome encodes the following:
- the LOC103991065 gene encoding protein YABBY 5-like: protein MSSSSAAFSFDHFSSSPSEQLCYAYCNFCDTILAVSVPRSSLFMTVTVKCGKCTNLLSVNARGLLFPEVNQFRLGHSFLTLPHHKLSDEIPCSPTSLLMDPTTMNTTTTTTTNTLVASVNRGTDDKLRRTPVLNKPLEKRQRIPSAYNRFIKDEIQRIKAVNPDITHREAFSAAAKNWAHFPHIHFGLMPDQLMKKASFRLQDGEDVLLKDNF, encoded by the exons ATGTCATCCTCCTCAGCCGCCTTTTCTTTTGACCACTTCTCGTCATCCCCTTCCGAGCAGCTCTGCTACGCTTACTGCAACTTCTGCGACACCATTCTCGCG GTGAGCGTTCCCCGTAGTAGTCTTTTCATGACGGTGACGGTGAAGTGCGGCAAGTGCACCAATCTTCTCTCTGTCAATGCGAGGGGACTTCTCTTCCCCGAGGTCAACCAGTTCCGACTTGGCCATTCCTTTCTGACTCTCCCCCATCACAAGCTCTCG GATGAGATACCATGCTCACCTACAAGCTTACTAATGGATCCAACCACAatgaacaccaccaccaccaccaccaccaatacTCTAGTGGCTTCAGTCAACAGAGGAACTGATGATAAACTTCGACGGACGCCGGTCCTTAACAAAc CTTTGGAGAAAAGGCAGAGAATTCCATCCGCATACAATCGATTTATCAA GGATGAAATCCAACGCATAAAAGCTGTGAATCCCGACATTACTCACAGAGAGGCCTTCAGTGCAGCTGCAAAAAAC TGGGCTCACTTTCCGCACATCCATTTCGGTCTGATGCCGGATCAGCTCATGAAGAAGGCCAGCTTTCGGCTGCAG GATGGAGAGGATGTTCTTCTCAAAGACAACTTCTGA
- the LOC135582371 gene encoding mediator of RNA polymerase II transcription subunit 19a-like isoform X2, translating into MDMLNNDRMYSKGKFGRGPRELTGAVDLIKQYKLSALHDFFCKRTLPSSISDTHYLHNVVGETEIRKGEGMELGQLFQSAPYLRETTSQIQQFDLEILGQAFQLRDTAPIDLPSSEKGIPTISGKSIGDSKGKERKHRKHKDKDREKDKEHKKHKHRHKDRTKDKDKEKKKDKSGRHDSGGDHSTKQHEKKRKHDGNEDSVDNHKHKKTKCLTVKHAGGEE; encoded by the exons ATGGATATGCTAAACAATGATAGGATGTATTCCAAGGGAAAGTTTGGAAGAG GGCCTAGGGAGCTTACGGGTGCTGTTGATTTGATAAAGCAATACAAGTTGTCAGCACTCCATGATTTTTTTTGCAAAAGAACTCTTCCTTCGTCGATTTCAGACACACATTATCTCCACAATGTTGTAGGAGAGACAGAAATTCGAAAGGGGGAAGGCATGGAGCTGGGTCAGCTCTTTCAGAGTGCTCCATACCTGAGAGAGACAACATCTCAGATTCAACAATTTGACTTGGAGATACTAGGGCAAGCATTTCAGCTGCGAGACACAGCCCCTATTGACTTGCCTTCA TCAGAAAAAGGAATACCCACCATTTCTGGGAAATCTATTGGAGATTCTAAAGGCAAGGAGAGGAAGCACAGAAAACACAAGGACAAAGATAGAGAGAAGGACAAGGAGCATAAGAAGCACAAACATCGCCATAAAGATCGCACTAAAGATAaagataaagagaaaaagaaggataAAAGTGGACGCCATGATTCTGGTGGCGATCATTCAACGAAGCAACATGAGAAG AAGAGGAAACATGATGGTAATGAAGATTCTGTAGATAATCACAAGCACAAGAAGACTAAG TGTCTTACTGTCAAACATGCTGGTGGAGAAGAATAG
- the LOC135582371 gene encoding mediator of RNA polymerase II transcription subunit 19a-like isoform X1, with translation MDMLNNDRMYSKGKFGRGPRELTGAVDLIKQYKLSALHDFFCKRTLPSSISDTHYLHNVVGETEIRKGEGMELGQLFQSAPYLRETTSQIQQFDLEILGQAFQLRDTAPIDLPSSEKGIPTISGKSIGDSKGKERKHRKHKDKDREKDKEHKKHKHRHKDRTKDKDKEKKKDKSGRHDSGGDHSTKQHEKKRKHDGNEDSVDNHKHKKTKHKSLKIEEVGGSKVAS, from the exons ATGGATATGCTAAACAATGATAGGATGTATTCCAAGGGAAAGTTTGGAAGAG GGCCTAGGGAGCTTACGGGTGCTGTTGATTTGATAAAGCAATACAAGTTGTCAGCACTCCATGATTTTTTTTGCAAAAGAACTCTTCCTTCGTCGATTTCAGACACACATTATCTCCACAATGTTGTAGGAGAGACAGAAATTCGAAAGGGGGAAGGCATGGAGCTGGGTCAGCTCTTTCAGAGTGCTCCATACCTGAGAGAGACAACATCTCAGATTCAACAATTTGACTTGGAGATACTAGGGCAAGCATTTCAGCTGCGAGACACAGCCCCTATTGACTTGCCTTCA TCAGAAAAAGGAATACCCACCATTTCTGGGAAATCTATTGGAGATTCTAAAGGCAAGGAGAGGAAGCACAGAAAACACAAGGACAAAGATAGAGAGAAGGACAAGGAGCATAAGAAGCACAAACATCGCCATAAAGATCGCACTAAAGATAaagataaagagaaaaagaaggataAAAGTGGACGCCATGATTCTGGTGGCGATCATTCAACGAAGCAACATGAGAAG AAGAGGAAACATGATGGTAATGAAGATTCTGTAGATAATCACAAGCACAAGAAGACTAAG CATAAGAGTTTAAAGATTGAAGAAGTTGGAGGCTCAAAAGTTGCAAGCTGA
- the LOC103990404 gene encoding uncharacterized protein LOC103990404 isoform X1 — protein sequence MEESSSAGSADRGGGDAGDSLRNASQGKSCKGCLYYSSLLKSDSRNPLCLGLTRPLKHVVPSSIVGESEMEADKEGRSLSDFRYVCVGYSVFLNDKENTTENQENQAKLPFCVGLELLVDRKTSAAEHVPTHVHNKEVPIHSHREEAKTVHLPQNNFFSKFSRSAGLVASGVVKNLVRVGYSIKNNFEDILYDRRRPK from the exons ATGGAGGAGAGCTCGTCGGCCGGCAGCGCCGATCGAGGCGGAGGCGATGCCGGAGATTCGCTGCGTAATGCGAGCCAGGGCAAATCCTGCAAGGGCTGCCTGTATTACTCCTCGCTCCTCAAATCGGACTCCAGAAACCCTTTATGCCTTGGCCTCACGAGGCCGCTCAAACATG TAGTTCCTAGCTCCATTGTGGGGGAATCTGAGATGGAAGCTGATAAAGAAGGTCGAAGCCTTTCGGACTTCAGATACGTTTGCGTTGGTTATTCAGTGTTCTTAAATGACAAAGAAAATACCACTGAAAATCAAGAGAATCAAGCAAAGTTGCCTTTTTGTGTGGGCCTTGAG CTGTTAGTGGATAGGAAAACATCAGCAGCTGAGCATGTGCCCACTCATGTGCACAATAAGGAAG TTCCTATTCATTCGCATAGGGAGGAAGCTAAAACGGTACATTTGCCCCAGAATAACTTCTTTAGCAA GTTTTCCAGGAGCGCGGGGCTTGTGGCGTCAGGTGTAGTTAAAAACCTCGTCAGAGTGGGTTACTCTATAAAGAATAATTTCGAAGATATACTGTATGATCGCAGGCGTCCCAAGTAA
- the LOC103990404 gene encoding uncharacterized protein LOC103990404 isoform X2, producing the protein MEESSSAGSADRGGGDAGDSLRNASQGKSCKGCLYYSSLLKSDSRNPLCLGLTRPLKHVPSSIVGESEMEADKEGRSLSDFRYVCVGYSVFLNDKENTTENQENQAKLPFCVGLELLVDRKTSAAEHVPTHVHNKEVPIHSHREEAKTVHLPQNNFFSKFSRSAGLVASGVVKNLVRVGYSIKNNFEDILYDRRRPK; encoded by the exons ATGGAGGAGAGCTCGTCGGCCGGCAGCGCCGATCGAGGCGGAGGCGATGCCGGAGATTCGCTGCGTAATGCGAGCCAGGGCAAATCCTGCAAGGGCTGCCTGTATTACTCCTCGCTCCTCAAATCGGACTCCAGAAACCCTTTATGCCTTGGCCTCACGAGGCCGCTCAAACATG TTCCTAGCTCCATTGTGGGGGAATCTGAGATGGAAGCTGATAAAGAAGGTCGAAGCCTTTCGGACTTCAGATACGTTTGCGTTGGTTATTCAGTGTTCTTAAATGACAAAGAAAATACCACTGAAAATCAAGAGAATCAAGCAAAGTTGCCTTTTTGTGTGGGCCTTGAG CTGTTAGTGGATAGGAAAACATCAGCAGCTGAGCATGTGCCCACTCATGTGCACAATAAGGAAG TTCCTATTCATTCGCATAGGGAGGAAGCTAAAACGGTACATTTGCCCCAGAATAACTTCTTTAGCAA GTTTTCCAGGAGCGCGGGGCTTGTGGCGTCAGGTGTAGTTAAAAACCTCGTCAGAGTGGGTTACTCTATAAAGAATAATTTCGAAGATATACTGTATGATCGCAGGCGTCCCAAGTAA
- the LOC103990403 gene encoding 8-hydroxygeraniol dehydrogenase, translating to MAMSPAEEHPQRAFGWAARDTTGVLSPFNFSRRSTGPKDVGIKILYCGVCHSDLHFLKNEWGFSVYPLVPGHEIVGVVTQVGSSVRKFRVGDTVAVGCMVGGCDECDECINKRESYCRKSILTYNDIYHDGTRTYGGYSDETVVEEHYVLGFPDGLPMAAGAPLLCAGITVYSPMKYFGLSQPGTHLGVVGLGGLGHLAVKFAKAFGVKVTVISTSPGKRKEAVEELGADAFIVSRDEEQMKAAMATMDGIIDTVSARHSLLPLLDLLKYHGKLIMVGAPPEPLDLPIFPLLVGRKLVAGSATGGIEETQEMLYFASKHNITADVEVIPMKYINVAMERLAKGDVKYRFVIDIANTLPA from the exons ATGGCGATGTCTCCTGCGGAAGAACACCCTCAGAGGGCCTTCGGTTGGGCTGCTCGCGACACTACCGGTGTGCTCTCCCCTTTTAACTTCTCCAGAAG AAGCACCGGACCAAAGGATGTCGGTATAAAGATCCTGTACTGCGGAGTGTGCCATTCGGACCTCCATTTCCTGAAGAATGAATGGGGCTTTTCTGTGTACCCTCTCGTTCCTGG GCACGAGATCGTGGGAGTCGTCACACAGGTGGGCAGCAGCGTGCGAAAGTTCCGCGTAGGAGACACCGTCGCGGTCGGCTGCATGGTCGGCGGCTGCGACGAGTGCGACGAGTGCATCAACAAGAGGGAGAGCTACTGCCGGAAATCCATTCTCACCTACAACGACATCTATCACGACGGCACTCGTACCTACGGAGGGTACTCCGACGAGACCGTGGTGGAGGAGCATTACGTTCTCGGCTTTCCCGACGGCCTGCCCATGGCGGCCGGGGCACCGCTCTTGTGCGCGGGAATCACCGTGTACAGTCCCATGAAGTACTTCGGGCTATCCCAGCCGGGGACGCACCTGGGCGTCGTCGGCCTCGGAGGCCTCGGCCATCTGGCCGTCAAGTTCGCCAAGGCCTTCGGCGTGAAGGTCACGGTCATCAGCACTTCGCCCGGCAAGCGGAAAGAAGCAGTGGAGGAGCTCGGTGCTGATGCTTTCATTGTAAGCCGCGATGAGGAGCAAATGAAG GCCGCCATGGCGACCATGGATGGCATAATTGATACGGTCTCTGCTCGACACTCTCTCTTGCCTTTGTTGGATCTCTTGAAGTATCATGGCAAGCTAATTATGGTGGGAGCACCTCCAGAGCCACTTGACCTTCCGATTTTCCCTCTGCTTGTAG GTCGAAAGCTTGTGGCGGGCAGTGCCACAGGAGGGATAGAGGAGACGCAAGAAATGCTCTACTTCGCCTCCAAGCACAACATCACCGCAGATGTAGAGGTTATTCCAATGAAATATATCAATGTGGCCATGGAGCGGCTCGCTAAGGGAGACGTCAAATATCGTTTTGTAATTGACATAGCAAACACTCTGCCAGCCTAA